The Papio anubis isolate 15944 chromosome 1, Panubis1.0, whole genome shotgun sequence genome window below encodes:
- the TSPAN1 gene encoding tetraspanin-1 has protein sequence MQCFSFIKTLMILFNLLIFLCGAALLAVGIWVSIDGASFLKIFGPLSSSAMQFVNVGYFLIAAGAVVFALGFLGCYGAQTESKCALMTFFFILLLIFIAEVAAAVVALVYTTMAEHFLTLLVVPAIKKDYGSQKDFTQVWNTTMTELKCCGFTNYTDFEDSPYVRENNAFPPFCCNNVTNTVNETCTKEKADHQKVEGCFQQLLYDIRTNAVTVGGVAAGIGGLELAAMIVSMYLYCNLQ, from the exons ATGCAGTGCTTCAGCTTCATTAAGACCCTAATGATCCTCTTCAATTTGCTCATCTTT CTGTGTGGTGCGGCCCTGTTGGCAGTGGGCATCTGGGTGTCAATCGATGGGGCATCCTTTCTGAAGATCTTCGGGCCGCTGTCGTCCAGTGCCATGCAGTTTGTCAACGTGGGCTACTTCCTCATCGCAGCCGGCGCTGTGGTCTTTGCTCTTGGTTTCCTGGGCTGCTATGGTGCTCAGACTGAGAGCAAGTGTGCCCTCATGACG TtcttcttcatcctcctcctcatcttcatTGCTGAGGTTGCAGCTGCTGTGGTCGCCTTGGTGTACACCACAATG GCTGAGCACTTCCTGACGTTGCTGGTAGTGCCTGCCATCAAGAAAGACTATGGTTCCCAGAAAGACTTCACTCAAGTGTGGAACACCACCATGACAGAG CTCAAGTGCTGTGGCTTCACCAACTACACGGATTTTGAGGACTCGCCCTACGTCAGAGAGAACAATGCCTTTCCCCCATTCTGTTGCAATAACGTCACCAACACAGTCAATGAAACCTGCACCAAGGAAAAGGCTGACCACCAAAAAGTAGAG GGTTGTTTCCAACAGCTTTTGTATGACATCCGAACTAATGCAGTCACCGTGGGTGGTGTGGCAGCTGGAATTGGGGGCCTCGAG CTGGCTGCCATGATTGTGTCCATGTATCTGTACTGCAATCTACAATAA
- the P3R3URF gene encoding PIK3R3 upstream open reading frame protein, giving the protein MGPSRLVRGPRPQGMRSPYRRPGMGWPRPRFPRMFKCSRRRYQQGVQGRTASRAATNPATMATGINNTHTDTTIVWIFPPQVLRHLRQPGIFLIL; this is encoded by the exons ATGGGGCCATCTCGGCTTGTCCGTGGCCCTCGGCCCCAGGGCATGCGTTCCCCCTACCGCAGACCAGGTATGGGCTGGCCCAGGCCCCGGTTTCCCAGAATGTTCAAGTGTAGCCGCAGAAGATACCAGCAGGGTGTCCAAGGTCGAACTGCCAGCAGGGCAGCCACCAatcctgccaccatggccacggGTATCAACAACACCCACACTGACACCACCATAGTgtggatcttcccacctcaag tTCTCAGACATCTCAGGCAACCTGGGATTTTTCTGATCCTCTAG